A segment of the Physeter macrocephalus isolate SW-GA unplaced genomic scaffold, ASM283717v5 random_981, whole genome shotgun sequence genome:
GGCGCCCATACCCTCCCCTTGCCAACTCTGGACCCGCCCGCCTGCTCACACGGTGGGGATGTACTCTCCAGGGAAGGCGTTGGTCGTGTAGCTGATCAGCAAGCAGGTCTTCCCCACGGCGCTGCGGAGAGAGGGCAAGCCCACGCTGCTCCCAGACCCACCTCAGCCCTCTGCCCAGCAAGGGCAGCCCCCTCCCACGGTGCCCAGGGTGGGAACAGGGGTGCCTGCCCAGCAGATCCGCAGTGATAGAGGACCAGGGCAGGAGGGCCTCCGGGGTGGCAGAGTggtgggtgagggctggggcGAGCTGcctcagagccccaggcaggTGCCGGGAAGGTGGCACCGGCTGAGGGTTCAGCCCAGGTGAGaggcctggccccacccaccgGGAGGCCAGGAGGGGCCGCAGGCTGCCGGCAGCATCAGGTGGGCCTGGGCTGGAGGCCTGCGCCCCGCGACCAGCCGGGACCCCGCCCCACCGCGTCCTCCCGCCGCTGCCCGGTCCCCCGACGCCCACGGGCCGGTCGAGGCCGCCCCGCCTGGACCCCAAGCCGGGATCCCCGGACCGCACGCCGCCCCTTCCGTCCCGGCCGCGCCCCGGAGCCCCACGCCCTGCCCAGGAGGGTCCCCGGGGCCAACCCCTCCCAGCGCGCCTGGCGCGCCAGGCCGAGCGGCCTCCGCCTCGCGCACTCACCCGTCGCCGACCACCACGCACTTGATGGCCTGCATGGGCGCGGGCCGGGCGGGCGCGGCCGCGAGCCGAGCTGCGGAGAAATGCCCGGCGCCGCAGCGGCCGCGGACCCGAGCCGAGCGCCGAGCCGAGCGGCCGGAGACAGCCGAGCGCCGCCGAGCGCCGGGCGCGGAGACAGCCGAACGCGGCCGGCATGGAGGGCGGGGGGCGCGGACCCGCCCCGAACCCGGGCCGACGCGCCTTCCAGAGAAAtctggtggggggcggggtcaCAGGGCACCCCGCAACCCGTGTCGAGCTTGGGCAGGCCCTCCCCAGAGCCCCTGTGACCCACGCCAAGGGGCGAGGGCAGCGCAGACAGGCTGTTCCCACCCACCTGAACAGGTTGTGGTCGGTGCACACAGGGTTTCTTCTAGGGAGAGGATTCCCAGGGCCCACcgagggaggggctgaggcccACCCACCCTCTAACCATGAGACAGTTGGTGAAAACTCAGGTGTTTCCAGTCACTAGAGATCCCCGAGGCAGGCAGCCTCCTGCTGggctgcccccatccccacctgtcTGCTGCAGTAGCTGGACCAATCCCTACCTGGTAGCAGTTAGAAGGGGTGACCCAGCCACACCTGGAGGGCCTTTCCTGAAGGGCCCAAGCTTGAAGAAAAGACTGATACTGGAGAAAGGCACTGGGGCCAAAATGTATCACAAATTGCAAAAGTCTGTATTTCAGAACACCCTGGAGTGAGCGGTGGGGCCTGCGGAGCTCATGGTTGTGAAAGGTGACTGAactgtggtgggtggggccaggagAGCTCGGGCCTGCTCCCCCAGATCTCCTTCCAACATGGGTCTGTGTTCTCAGGCGCATCATTCCTTGTGATTGGGATGAAGGAGTGGGCATGGGGCTGGGGCCCTCTCCAGCCCTCTTGGCCAGCCAGGTTCTGGACCCCCCGCAGGCGGGCATTCTGGTCGTAACCTGCAGCCGTCCTGCTCTCACATCCATTCCAGCACTGAATTTCCAAGTCACCGGCTGTAGACCCTGCCTAAAGAGCCAGGACCTACCGATGGCCTGTCCCTTATAATGAAGGGAAGAGCAAGCATGAGACAAAGATGTCCAACAGATGCCACCTTCCTGCCACTTTCAGACTTTCCCTGCCTCCCCTCACTTTTGGGGGCTCAAGGTCCTCAGGGGGGACCCCTGCACATAAGCCAGAACAGCATTTTGCAGGAAGCTGGCCCTTTGGGCCTCCTCATCCCGGATCCGGGCAATCTCGGCCTGCTTAAGGCGAAGCTTTTCACGGAGAGAGGCATTCTCGCTCTCCCTGTCCAGCAGTGCCTCCCGGTGGTCACTTGCGATCACTGCAAGGGAGGAAGCTCAGTGAGGAAGGGGCTCTGGGGACTGCCTGGGCTCCTGCCAATCCAGAGGTCCGCAGGGGGCTGGCAGGCTGGGGTTTGCTCGGGGTCCCCTGGGCGCACACATACCCAGCCTCCCCTACCAGCACCTCCTGGAGCTGAGACCTAGGCCAAGCTCAGCTCTCCAGGCCAGCCTCCTTCTCCTGTGGGATGACCCAGTAAGAAAGGCCCTGCAGAGAAGCCacaggggggcgggggtggggctcaGCTAGCCTTTCAGCTGGCGTTCCAGGGCCGCTGCCTTCTCCTTCAGCGCTTCCTGGGCTGTCAGCTCGGCTTGCAGGCGGCCGTTCTGCTCCTGCAGCTCCAGCCGCACCCTGGTCACCTCAGCCGCCTTTTCTTGGTCCTTGTTGCTCAACTCCTGCcaggcaagggggtggggggggtgaggtGGCAGCTGGGGACACCAGGGGCACCCCTGGGAGCCCTCGACGTCCGGGCTACCTGCTGCAGCTCCTCCAGGCGCCGCCTCAGGCCCTCCACCTGCCGGCCAAGCTGGCCGGCCCGCGCCTGGGCATCTGTTACCGCCTGCTTCTGCTGCAGGCAGGTGCTCTGAGCCTCGTCCCGAGCCTGCGCCAGCAACCGCAGCTTCTCCTCCAGGTGAGCCAGGCGCTGCTGCTGTGGGCCCGGGAGAGGGGCTGGTGAGCTGCTTTCTGGCCTATGGCCCTGAGCTCATGGGAGGAGTgaaccccccccaaccccaccttcAGACAGAGGGGAGTGTATATTTGCAATGTGGAAACTGCCTTGTCACTAAAGTTATTGCATATGTTGCTCTGAATGGGCTCAACTTGAATGAGGAGCCTCCCCCATGTCCCAGGCTGACACCATCCTGCCCTCTGGCCTCTGGTCCCCTACTTCCACCATGTGGTCACAGGCTGCACATCTGGGCCAAACCCCTTCCCCACCTTGGGGCTGGAGGACATTGGCTCTTTGTATGGGCGGGTGGCGGGGGGGCTGGATGTGGTGCTGATGGGATGAGTGTCCTCGTCTAAGTTTTCTGCACTCCTGGATCTCCTGTTCCCTTGTCCCTCCCTACAGAGCCAGAAGACAGCCTTGGTCTGGCCCACTTAAGCCCAAAGGGCTGTGCAACCCAGGCAGCTCATGCCAACCCCTCAGACCTCTCTCCCCAGTGGGCGCTGCAAGCAGCAGACCGTGGCCCTGGGCTCACCTCCTCCAGACGGACTTGGTTCTTGGCCTTGATGAGCTCCTCCTCAGCTTGGCTGCGCTCACTGAGTGCCGCGGCCTTCGCCCGGCTCAGCTCCTACACCGCAGACAGTGACCGCTGGGCCTGTCCTCTGCCCCTGCCGAGGGACCCCTTCTGGCCACACCCAGCCTCCCTAGGGGAGGGCAGAGCCTGGCGCCcagctcacctcctccagggacaGCCGCGCAGCCTCCAGCCTCTGCACCCTCTCCTGCATGGCCCTCTCGCTCTCCTCCAGGTGGCGAGTCATGTGCTCCACCTGCCCAggtgtggggtggggacagggctggCACGCTGGCTCCCCAGCCTTCCCCTCATGGGATCCCCACCGTGGGGGGCAGGTGAATCTTGGGGACCCTGTTACTTCTGAGTGAGGGCTGCCCCAAGTGGCCTCACAGGAAGTGAGGATGGAGGGCACGTCCCAGTGCTGCACCCCAGGTGGCACAGAGCAAATGGAAGCCTGCGCTGTGGCCCCAGCAGTCAGGGTCCCTTCTAGAAACTGGTGGGGGAGGTTCTGGGTCTGACATCTGCCAGGGCTGTCGGAGAAATGCCACCAGCACCCCAAGGTTGTCAAGGGAAGCCCGGCCAGGAGTGCGCCTTGGGGACACCATGCCACACCGAGGTATCTGCAGGCCCCGGTGAAGCAGGGAGAGCAAAGGCCAGACGACACAACTAATGAGGCACCTCCTTGAAGCGCAGGTGTTCCGCGTCCTCCAAGCTCTGCCGGGACCTCTTCTTCTCCAGTTCCAGGCGTTCTGGAAGCACAGGGGAAGAGCGTGGGCAGGACTCCTCTGGGGGCCCTTGGTTTTCAGGACCCAGTGGCAGGCCTGTGTGTGCCCACCTTCAGCCTGGACAGCCCGCATCTTCAGCTCAGCTGCCGTGTTGGTCAGATCCTGCCTGGTCAGGAAGAGCTGATCCTGCTGAGATTTCACCTTCCGCTCCAACTCGTCCACCTGGAAAACCGGCACCAAGGGAGGGAAGCTTTGGCCCCTTCCCTGAAGCCCTGCCCCAGGCCTTCCAGGGATCTGcccccacaccctgcccccaTACCTGGTTTTGCAAAAGCAAGTTCTTTTCATTGGCAGCAGACAAGTCTCTGAGGAGCTTAGACTCCCGCTCTGCAGCTTCCTGGGGGTCAGATGGGGAAAGGGCACCACTGGACACCTGCCACCACGCACCGCCTGCCTACCCCACGCCCAACCACCTGCCCAtcagccctccctgcccacctgctGCTCCAGCCTGTGCTCCTTTGCCTGCCTCTGCGCCAGGCTCCGCTGTTCCTGCTCTGCGGTGGCCAGGAGCTCCCCCAAGTCCTGGGCCTTCTGCTCTGACAGAGCCAGGGCGGCCTCAGCCATCTGCAGCCTGCAAGGAGGAAAGGGccagccccaccccatcccacctctAGCCTCTGCTGAGGCCTTGCTGTTCTCACTCTTGCCAGACTACTACCCCAGCTAGCGCCCACCTCCTCCACAAAGCGTTCCCAAGTTACCACCCCAGCGGTCCCTCCACCTCCTTTGTACACTGGGGACTCGAGTCCTTGTCTGGACAGTCCTCCTCTGCCCTGTGGGCAGGTCTCTAAAGTGTTCTGAAGCCTCCGCACAACCCCGTCCTACCCTCTGCTTCTCCTTACTTGGCCTTGAGAGCATTGATGATGGAATGCCTCTCGTTCAGGGCTTCCTGAAGCTGCCCCACGCGTGCTGCCGATGCCCTGTGGGCAGAGCGGAGGAGGGTTCAAGAAACCCAAACCCTGGAGCcccctgggcccctccctgcagcagctgctgctctgCACGCTCACGCCACCTCCGGATGTGGCCTGAGGAAGTCTCAGTGCAGCCTCTAACCCTCCACCCAACTCCCTCAGTAAACACACCCCACAACCTTGTCCACGGGCAGGCGACGAGGCTCACGTTAGGTCGCTCCAAGGCCAGAGTGAGGACCCGAACCCCGGGTACCCCCACCGcaccacctccctgccccctggCCCTGGGGCCACACTCACTTGCTGCTCCTGAccatctcttctctctgtctgtcgATCGTCTCCATCAAGTCCAGAAACTGGGGACAGAGCCAGCCAGAGCCCTGTCAGGGCCCAGAGCCCGCCCACTCCCCACAGTCGGCGGAAAGGAGGGCAGACATCCACTGAGGCGGCAGGACACGAAAGGGCTCGGCCTCATCCAAAGGGAGAGCGGCTCCCACGcagggaggcccagaggggaAGCCCACCTACCCGCCCACCCAGCCAGAGGGCATCAGAAcgagaggctgcctcccaggcctgGGTATTGGCTGCTTGGAGAGGCTCCAGGGCCCAGAAGGACGGAACAAAGCCATGGCATGGGGGCTGAGGGGGGCCCTTTGTTCACACAGCCAGGGCGGGGCTGGGGATGGGGCGAGGCCCTGCAGTTGGAGGCAGCACTGTCCTCACCTGTTTGGACTTCTCTTCCCGGAGGTGCCGCACCTCCTTGCTGAGCACATGGGCGCGGGCCTGGCTTTCCCGGAAGGCGGTCTGCCGGTCCTGGTTGTGACCCATGGCTTGCTCTGTTGGAAAGAGCCAAGTTGTCCACCGGGAGGCCGAGCCCCAGGAGTGGCCAATGGCCAGCCCAGCCCCATGCCCAGAAGACACTgcgtgaggtggtatctcacccCACAGATCAGACCCCTCAGTGCACTAGCAGGTGAGGGGCTCAgagggggtcggggtggggacaACAGTGAAGCCAGGAGCCTGGGAGGGGGAACAGGCACacggggagaggtggggaggctgCTCAACTGCCAAAAAAGGTGGGCATTTGGGCTCCGCCCCAAAGGCCAGTGTGTGACTTTTAAGAGGTGAGTGGTGTGCTCAGCTCCCATGCTCTGGAAAGATCCAGGCAGCATCTGGAGAGAGGCCAGCCAGAAGCTGCCATGGTGCCAACTGGGGTGACTCAGAGGCAAGTCCAAGGACCAAGAAGTGGGAGACCCAGCAGGTGGTGGGCAGACCCAGCAGGTGGTGACGCCACACTAGATTCCACCCCAGGCTCAGGCCCTTGGGTGGCTGGCGCTGCCGGTGGGACAGCGAGCCTTGGGGAGTGGCGGAGTGCTCAGCGGGCTTGGGGCTGCGGAGTCAGGGTCATGACAGGCGGAGACCGTGGTGTGAGGAGGGTGAGGGGCAGCACCAGGCAGCCAGCGCTCTGCAGGCTCCTGCGCTGCCTTTTCTTCCCTGGTGCCTGCTCTcacttcctgtttttttttgtgtgtgtgtgtgtgtggtatgcgggcgtctcactgttgtggcctctccagttgcggagcacaggctccggacgcgcaggcccagcggccatggctcacgggcccagccgctccgcggcatgtgggatcttcccagaccggggcacgaacccgtgtcccctgcatcggcaggcggactcgcaaccactgcgccacccgggaagcccactTCCTCTGTTTTTAACATGCTGCCATCGTGATGCCATGTTTACTTGTTCTGGCCCAAGCCACCCCTCCctccggggcacaaacccgtgtcccctgcatcggcaggcggactcgcaaccactgcgccacccgggaagcccactTCCTCTGTTTTTAACATGCTGCCATCGTGATGCCATGTTTACTTGTTCTGGCCCAAGCCACCCCTCCCTCAGTGGCTGAGTCTCTGTCACAGGGAATCAGCTCTATGCCCTGCTCCAAACAGTGCAAGCCACCAGCGGCCCCATGTGCCCGTACCCACGGCTCTGAGGATGTCGCCGGGGATGCTGTTCCCAGCCAGCTCCAGCTTCCACAGGGTTCTGTTGCTGGGGAGACAGTTTACCAGGGCGCGGCCCCCCAGGAGGCCGATGTGATTCCAGCGCAGGTCTGGAAGGAAATCTGGTGTTCCCAGATGGAAAgcacggggcgggggtgggagggctggCCCAGCCTGGAACACTGGTACTCCCTGTGATCGGCCACAGATCAGGAGCCCAGCTCAGCgtgcccctcctctcccacccccacccttctGGGAGAGCACAAAGGAAGCAGTGGGAGGGCTGAGGAAGCGATGAGATgcaacccctcccccttcccccccagaTCAAGACCTCCTGGCCTGGTCTGAGGACGAAGAGGGCCAGTGCTGGCGGCCTCACCAAGCTGCTGGAGGCTGGTGTTGCTCTTCAGGGCCAGAGCCAGCTCCTCGGCACCCTTGTGGCTGATCTGGTTGTTGCGGAGGTCCAGCTGCTGCAGGGCGCCATTGGCTGCCAGGGCCCCGCAGAAGGCCGCGAAGGCTTCCTCCCACGTGCCCAGGCTGTTCCACTCCAGAGTGAGGCTGCAGAAAGGGTGGACATGAGGTGCGTGGCCCCGAAGGGCATCCTGCTCCC
Coding sequences within it:
- the LRRC45 gene encoding leucine-rich repeat-containing protein 45 isoform X3; the encoded protein is MEEFRRTYSRLCKESGAEPQETVLQQMHQLPQGRLDLATQSLTVDTCRALGKLLQKEALLTELVLSDCMLSEEGAVLLLQGLCVNTIVRFLDLKGNNLRAAGTEALAKLLRQNKSIQSLTLEWNSLGTWEEAFAAFCGALAANGALQQLDLRNNQISHKGAEELALALKSNTSLQQLDLRWNHIGLLGGRALVNCLPSNRTLWKLELAGNSIPGDILRAVEQAMGHNQDRQTAFRESQARAHVLSKEVRHLREEKSKQFLDLMETIDRQREEMVRSSKASAARVGQLQEALNERHSIINALKAKLQMAEAALALSEQKAQDLGELLATAEQEQRSLAQRQAKEHRLEQQEAAERESKLLRDLSAANEKNLLLQNQVDELERKVKSQQDQLFLTRQDLTNTAAELKMRAVQAEERLELEKKRSRQSLEDAEHLRFKEVEHMTRHLEESERAMQERVQRLEAARLSLEEELSRAKAAALSERSQAEEELIKAKNQVRLEEQQRLAHLEEKLRLLAQARDEAQSTCLQQKQAVTDAQARAGQLGRQVEGLRRRLEELQQELSNKDQEKAAEVTRVRLELQEQNGRLQAELTAQEALKEKAAALERQLKVIASDHREALLDRESENASLREKLRLKQAEIARIRDEEAQRASFLQNAVLAYVQGSPLRTLSPQK
- the LRRC45 gene encoding leucine-rich repeat-containing protein 45 isoform X2 — translated: MEEFRRTYSRLCKESGAEPQETVLQQMHQLPQGRLDLATQSLTVDTCRALGKLLQKEALLTELVLSDCMLSEEGAVLLLQGLCVNTIVRFLDLKGNNLRAAGTEALAKLLRQNKSIQSLTLEWNSLGTWEEAFAAFCGALAANGALQQLDLRNNQISHKGAEELALALKSNTSLQQLDFLPDLRWNHIGLLGGRALVNCLPSNRTLWKLELAGNSIPGDILRAVEQAMGHNQDRQTAFRESQARAHVLSKEVRHLREEKSKQFLDLMETIDRQREEMVRSSKASAARVGQLQEALNERHSIINALKAKLQMAEAALALSEQKAQDLGELLATAEQEQRSLAQRQAKEHRLEQQEAAERESKLLRDLSAANEKNLLLQNQVDELERKVKSQQDQLFLTRQDLTNTAAELKMRAVQAEERLELEKKRSRQSLEDAEHLRFKEVEHMTRHLEESERAMQERVQRLEAARLSLEEELSRAKAAALSERSQAEEELIKAKNQVRLEEQRLAHLEEKLRLLAQARDEAQSTCLQQKQAVTDAQARAGQLGRQVEGLRRRLEELQQELSNKDQEKAAEVTRVRLELQEQNGRLQAELTAQEALKEKAAALERQLKVIASDHREALLDRESENASLREKLRLKQAEIARIRDEEAQRASFLQNAVLAYVQGSPLRTLSPQK
- the LRRC45 gene encoding leucine-rich repeat-containing protein 45 isoform X1, which produces MEEFRRTYSRLCKESGAEPQETVLQQMHQLPQGRLDLATQSLTVDTCRALGKLLQKEALLTELVLSDCMLSEEGAVLLLQGLCVNTIVRFLDLKGNNLRAAGTEALAKLLRQNKSIQSLTLEWNSLGTWEEAFAAFCGALAANGALQQLDLRNNQISHKGAEELALALKSNTSLQQLDFLPDLRWNHIGLLGGRALVNCLPSNRTLWKLELAGNSIPGDILRAVEQAMGHNQDRQTAFRESQARAHVLSKEVRHLREEKSKQFLDLMETIDRQREEMVRSSKASAARVGQLQEALNERHSIINALKAKLQMAEAALALSEQKAQDLGELLATAEQEQRSLAQRQAKEHRLEQQEAAERESKLLRDLSAANEKNLLLQNQVDELERKVKSQQDQLFLTRQDLTNTAAELKMRAVQAEERLELEKKRSRQSLEDAEHLRFKEVEHMTRHLEESERAMQERVQRLEAARLSLEEELSRAKAAALSERSQAEEELIKAKNQVRLEEQQRLAHLEEKLRLLAQARDEAQSTCLQQKQAVTDAQARAGQLGRQVEGLRRRLEELQQELSNKDQEKAAEVTRVRLELQEQNGRLQAELTAQEALKEKAAALERQLKVIASDHREALLDRESENASLREKLRLKQAEIARIRDEEAQRASFLQNAVLAYVQGSPLRTLSPQK